A genomic region of Gossypium hirsutum isolate 1008001.06 chromosome D01, Gossypium_hirsutum_v2.1, whole genome shotgun sequence contains the following coding sequences:
- the LOC107940627 gene encoding uncharacterized protein produces MGVVKFDEATKTENPLPNHTENEINMMGEYRKIKADIADVKTPLRCVWKEMVKRGLITSEESCEKRRNYCEFHCEIGHEIQECTKFRAVVQGMMDNKDMEFCEGIQKENHVCTSELALGVSKANHPVVIISRPKNSEVGARVAPKVIIQKPTVFTYKDNRRVPWNYNCNVTIPGKEDAINKEDHGEEGHDEQVKARIEPIKEETLIGKKEKAVKPELLVNEPIKEEEAREFLKFIKHSENNVVEQLHKQPARISVLALLLNSEGHRNALLKVLNETYVANDISVNKLDRLVDNISADNFISFSDDEIPPGGMGSTRALHITVRCKGCILPGVLVDNGSALNVLPLSTLNRLPVDSSHMKTCQNMVRAFDGTERGVMGRIGIPLLIGPTIYEVDFLVMDIKPSYSCLLGRPWIHSAGAVPSSLHQKLKLVSEGRVVTIDVEEDIIASVTNDAPYLETSDDAIKCSFRSLEFINATFICEGNKIPTPRISTTTEMGLQLTVGKGALPGKGLGRYLQGRVKVPVLKGK; encoded by the coding sequence ATGGGTGTCGTTAAATTTGATGAAGCCACCAAAACAGAAAATCCATTACCAAACCAtactgaaaatgaaataaatatgatGGGCGAGTACAGAAAAATTAAGGCAGACATTGCGGACGTGAAGACTCCTTTGAGATGTGTCTGGAAAGAGATGGTGAAAAGGGGGCTAATTACTTCAGAAGAAAGCTGTGAGAAGAggaggaactactgtgagtttcaCTGTGAAatagggcatgaaatccaagagtgtACGAAATTCAGAGCCGTGGTACAGGgtatgatggataataaggacATGGAATTTTGTGAAGGAATTCAGAAGGAGAATCATGTATGTACGTCAGAGTTGGCATTGGGAGTTTCGAAGGCTAACCATCCTGTGGTCATCATCTCACGACCTAAGAATAGTGAGGTTGGAGCGCGAGTAGCACCAAAGGTTATCATTCAAAAACCGACCGTGTTTACTTACAAGGATAATAGgagggttccttggaattacaATTGTAATGTGACAATCCCAGGGAAGGAGGACGCAATTAATAAAGAGGACCATGGTGAAGAAGGGCATGACGAACAGGTGAAGGCTCGAATAGAGCCAATAAAAGAAGAAACTTTGATTGGAAAGAAGGAGAAGGCAGTCAAACCTGAATTGTTGGTCAATGAACCAATCAAGGAGGAGGAAGCTAGAGAGTTCTTGAAGTTCATAAAGCATAGCGAGAACAATGTTGTGGAGCAGTTACAcaaacaaccagctcgcatatcTGTGCTAGCTTTACTCCTAAACTCGGAGGGACATCGAAATGCACTATTGaaggtgctaaatgaaacttatgtggcCAACGATATCTCTGTTAACAAGTTGGATCGACTGGTCGACAATATAAGCGCTGATAACTTCATCTCTTTCAGCGATGACGAAATACCACCTGGGGGTATGGGATCTACTAGAGCTTTACACATCACTGTAAGGTGTAAAGGGTGCATATTACCGGGGGTTCTGGTAGACAATGGATCGGCATTAAATGTATTGCCCCTATCCACGCTCaacaggctacctgtggatagttcgCATATGAAGACGTGTCAGAACATGGTTCGAGCATTTGATGGTACTGAGAGGGGTGTCATGGGAAGAATTGGCATTCCCTTGTTAATTGGCCCAACTATTTATGAGGTGGACTTCTTAGTTatggacatcaagccttcttaCAGTTGCCTATTAGGAAGGCCTTGGATTCATTCAGCAGGCGCGGTACCGTCATCGTTACATCAAAAACTGAAGCTGGTGTCAGAAGGCAGGGTTGTGACGATAGATGTTGAAGAGGATATCATTGCATCTGTGACCAACGATGCGCCTTATCTGGAAACGAGCGATGATGCAATCAAATGCTCTTTCCGTTCCTTGGAGTTCATAAATGCAACATTCATCTGTGAGGGGAACAAGATCCCGACGCCGAGAATATCAACGACCACAGAAATGGGTCTACAATTGACAGTTGGAAAAGGAGCTTTGCCAGGGAAAGGATTGGGGAGATATCTTCAGGGTCGAGTCAAGGTCCCAGTATTGAAGGGTAAGTAG
- the LOC107940626 gene encoding uncharacterized protein, which produces MKPIQMSIYEAPAQCYNIEEGEKDDSPWYQDILRYVKNREYPDQSEKIQHEKGDSLAVGYVSELWDFTRVSVAQNNLQELKEIWDQWDNEVRQLFYLNYGDLSYLLDMKVDKRLFRALAQFWNPAYSCFTFGKVDLVPTIEECTALLRCSKVQVDRIYSKVVNIPTFLKKLINITGMSEQWVTARIKQKGDSRCIPWKSLKDLILAHPDARKKVDVFALSIYGLILFPKILGHVDEAVTDLFDRLNKGVTPVPADKVSYQVFSESYSPLKEIVATSRRDDITEEKWMAIFQNLQEEDIEWRALWLLPDEILYRCGDFDWVPLLGIWGAVGYAPLLVLRQYRSRQFVPATQALAECEFSYKDDGYKRKAREMANAWNQTRRMKRLAVGPMTTSKYNEWRVRRINDNIPGLEIDRGAFARRPF; this is translated from the exons ATGAAGCCTATCCAGATGAGCATCTATGAAGCCCCAGCTCAGTGTTACAATATCGAAGAAGGAGAAAAGGATGATAgcccttggtatcaagatatattgcgatatgtgaagaatcgtgaataTCCTGACCAG TCCGAGAAGATACAGCACGAAAAAGGTGATAGTTTGGCCGTGGgatacgtatcagagttatgggactttacTCGTGTTAGCGTAGCTCAAAACAACTTGCAGGAATTGAAGGAGATTTGGGATCAATGGGATAATGAGGTTAGGCAGTTATTCTATTTAAATTATGGGGATTTGTCTTATTTACTTGACATGAAGGTAGACAAGCGTCTGTTTCGAGCTcttgcccagttttggaatccggCCTACAGTTGCTTCACATTCGGGAAGGTTGATTTGGTGCCCACGATAGAAGAATGCACAGCTTTACTTCGGTGTTCGAAGGTTCAGGTAGATAGAATTTATTCGAAAGTGGTAAATATACCGACCTTCTTGAAGAAGTTGATAAAtataacagggatgagtgagcagtgggttacaGCTCGGATTAAGCAGAAAGGGGATAGTAGGTGTATTCCTTGGAAAAGCTTAAAGGACCTCATTTTAGCACACCCAGATGCGAGGAAAAAAGTAGACGTCTTTGCTCTAAGTATATATGGTCTAATCTTGTTTCCTAAGATTTTGGGACATGTTGACGAGGCGGTCactgatttgtttgatcgactTAATAAGGGAGTTACACCAGTCCCG gcTGATAAGGTTTCATATCAGGTCTTCTCTGAAAGTTATTCACCGTTGAAAGAGATAGTGGCTACGTCGAGGAGAGATGATATTACAGAGGAGAAATGGATGGCAATCTTTCAGAATCTGCAAGAAGAAGATATCGAGTGGAGAGCTCTGTGGTTACTTCCAGATGAGATCCTATATAGGTGCGGGGATTTCGACTGGGTTCCGTTGCTCGGGATTTGGGGAGCTGTTGGTTATGCCCCATTGCTAGTGTTAAGACAGTACAGGTCAAGACAGTTTGTGCCTGCCACTCAAGCCCTAGCTGAGTGTGAATTCTCATATAAGGATGATGGCTACAAAAGGAAGGCTCGTGAGATGGCCAATGCGTGGAatcagactcgtcgaatgaagagaTTAGCCGTGGGTCCAATGACAACTTCTAAATATAACGAATGGCGTGTTAGGAGGATTAATGACAATATTCCTGGGCTGGAAATCGATAGAGGAGCATTTGCGCGTCGTCCCTTCTGA